TCAGGAGGCCGTTGGCAGAGTTTGTGTCCACGATCTCCACGGTCTCGCCCACCGTGATTCGGGCGTGCCGCTTGGAGGTCATCGGATCCGAAAGCCTGACGTCCACGTCCCGGTCCCGGCCGATGTAGCTGGTGCCGGATGGCAGCGAAAATTCCTGGCCGACGTCGGGTCCGGAGAGAATCCGCAGGGTGGCTGCCGCGGGTCCTCGGTTGGCTCCGGGTGCCGCGAAGTGCTCGCTGACCCGGGTCAACGAAACAATGGAACCAGGCCTGAGGCCTGATTCCAGCAGATTGTCCGTACGGGTCAGGATGTTGCCCTTCATGCCGCCGGCCACAAAGGCCTCGTCAATGCTGAGCGAGAGGTTGGCCGGTGCCGGCGTGCCCCGCCGTTCCGGGTCAGCTGCCCAGAGCTGTGTGGCGATGTCTGCCACGGTTGCCCGGCCGTCAACGGTCACGGCGAGATCTTTGGCTTCGCCCGGGTCCCGGCGCAGGGTCAGTCGGATTCTCACCCTTCCTCGACCCCTCTCATCTTTTCGAGCAGGTACAGGTCATCGGCAGTCACCAGATGGGACGTCACGGAATGTTCCACGAGTCTCGCGCGCCTGTTCGTGGCGAGCTTTCCGCCACCGCCCCGGAGGCCCACCACGCCAACCCGGTCCAGCTTGTCGCACACGTTGTCCAGCTTTCTGTTGAATCGGGTAAGAGCCCACCCCAGGGACTTCGCGGCCGCTGCCGAAGACGGAATGGCGCTGAAACCGGTGCCGTCGCGGCGCAGCATGGGCTCGGACAGCGCAACGATCAATGCCTTCTGGGAGTCCGTGAATACCACCGGGCCAATGGTGGTCTCACCGTTGCTGTCGTCGTCGCGGGCCTCCTGGCGGAAAGACGGCGTCTTCAGATGGACCGCAAACTCGTAGGTGGTTGGCCCGGCGGTGAAGACGATGTTGGTGTGGCTGAACACCAGCGGTATTCTGGCGCCCGGCGAAAGCCAGGCCTGCATACCGCCGGAACCGTCAGCCACGGTCGCCGACAGCATGCTGCCCACATTGCTGAGCCACCAGATGCCGTCGTAGCGGGCGATGTGCAGGAACCGGCGGTGGAGGTACGGATTGTCATCCACTTCAAGATCGCCCTCCCGCCCGATGCTGAAGACGTCCTCATCCGATGGTTCGTACCACTCGCCACAGAAATCTACTGCTAGATCCCCCATTTTCCGTGCCTCCTCTTAGGGCAATGATTGCTTTCACTTGCGTGGGTTATTTCGCGTCCACACACTCGATGGAATCCTCCCCTTCCGGAGAGGCCGAACCATCGGATCTGACGATGATCACCTGAATGCAGGTAGCCTCGTCCGGGTTGGCGCTGACATCCGCCTGCGGAGCGGACGCCGGTGCGTAGTCCCCGCCGCCCCTGACCGTTTTCACCCGCCACTTGTACGTGTCGCCGTCCTTCGGTTGCGGATTGGTCCAGCTGAACCGCACCCTGCCCGAAGACCCCGCAACTCCGACCAGTTTCGTCACGTCCGGCACGGTGCCGTTGTCCAGCGCGTCGGCCGGTGCCTTGCTGATCACATCCGATGGCAGGACCTTCGGTTCAGGGGCGGAGGTTGCCACCACAACTCCCACGATCACGGCGAGGACCAGCAGTGCGCCGCCGGAAATGGCCATCCACAGGTTGCGCTTCCCGTGGTCGGCGGGAAGTTCCTCCTCGCACTCCCCCGGAAGAGCCGGACGGTTGACGGTGGCCGCAAGATCCGGATCCTGCCCCGACGGGGCGCGCAGCCCTGCCTGCACGTTGAGATCGGTTGGCGCCGGGCCGGAATGCTGAATGGTCGCATCCTCGTTGGCCGTTTCCGGTGCAGCCGTGCCGCCCCTGCTGCGCAGCATGGTGGCCTGCGCCCAGTCATCTCCTTGACCTGCGTTTGCTTCATTGCTTCGCCCGGGACTCCCGGGAACCTGTCCGCCGAAAAGCCGTGGCGCAGAGACCTGGGACCGTTGCGGGGCGCGGGGGGAGGCGGCCGGTGCCGGTTGGCCAGCCAGTGGACGCGTTCTCGCGGGAAAGGTCGGCGCGCTGCCGGTGCTTTCCGGATCGATGGAGGCGATGCTCCGGACACGGGTCTCTTCACAGCCGTCGTCGGGGTGGCTTTCGTCGTGGTGCTGCTCTTCGAGCACCTCAAAGGGAGTCACCGAAAGGTTCAGCTCGGCCTGAATCCGCTGCAGGGCAAGGGCAAAGGCGTGGGCGGAGGAATATCTGGACGCCGCGGACTTCGCCATCGCCGTCGAAAGCGTCAGCTCGAGCGACTCGGGAACGTCTGCGCGGCCCAGCCTCGGAACGGGCATGCCGGTGATCCGGGATATCAGCTCGCGTTGGGAGTTATCTGCGCCAGGCATGACGAACGGTGAGCGGCCGGCCAGCAGGGTGTAGAGCGTCGCGCCGAGAGCCCACACGTCCACCATGACGCCGTCAACGTTTCCGTCGCGGAACTGTTCAGGCGGTGACCACGGGATGGACATCCCGGCGTCTTCATCGGCGTCGCTGCCCAGGGTTCCGGAAATGCCGAAATCAGTCAGGGCAGGGCGGTTGTAGTCGGTGACCAGGATGTTGGCCGGTTTGATGTCGCGGTGCGCGATGCCGGCCCGGTGGGCGGTTTCGACGGCGGACGCCACCTGGATGCCGACGGCCAGGACTTCATCCACGCTGAAGCGCTGCCGGCGGTACCGGACGTCCAGGCTCGGGCGCGAGCAGTATTCCATGGCGAGGTAGGAGTGGCCGCCCTCAGTGACTTCGGCTTCGAAGATGGTCACGATATACGGGTGGGAGGACAGCTGGGCCATCAGGTTGGCTTCGGACTCGAAGCGGCGCCGGGCACCCTCGGTCTTCAGGTCCGAAAGCAGAACCTTAACGGCCACTTTTCGGCGCGGACGGTCCTGTTCGTAAAGGTAGACGTCGGAGAACCCGCCGGAGCCCAGCAGGCTGATGTAGCTAAAGCCAGGTATATGCGGCGGCGGCGCAACTGGGCGCTTGGAGCTCAAAGGATCTCCTCAAAACGCAGCGAAATGTCATCGCCCAGTTCCGCAATATCGCCGTCCAGGAGGATCGCCATTTCATTTTGCGCCAGGCGACGGGGCTGCTGGCCTTCCCGGACCAGGACTGTGCCGTTGGTTGCCTTCAGATCGCACAGCATCACGTGCCACCCCTCAAGGCGTACCTCCACGTGCGAGCGCGAAATGTCGCCGCTGGGGCTCGCCACCTGGACGAGCCTGGGCATCACACCGCCCTGGACCCTGGACACCGACGGCTGCCGTCCGATCACCAGAGACTGGTCAAGATCCACAACCTCGCCGGTGGACAGGCGCACCCGCCCCAGCCGGGGCCGCGGAACCTGCACTGCGTCGGCCGGCAATGGCATCCGGCAGCTGAAGCACCGTGAATTCGTGGACGGGTTGGCATGGCCCTGGGCACATACCCGGGCCAGAACCAGCGGGCAGGCTGCCTCCGAATCCGGAGCCGGGAGCCGTGCCTGATGGGCGGCCGTGCCGGCCAGATCGCTTTTCATGATGGTCTGGCCGTCGTGGTCGCCGTCGTTGTCGACTGGCCGTCCGGGCTGGTTCTGCCGGCGGGGCATGGGAAGTCCCGCCACCGGAGGGGCCGGAGTGGCCGGAGTGGCGTTGAAGGACGACGGCGTCCCTGGCCGGGGCGGGTTATCCCCGCCTGAATGCCAGGGAACCGAGTCGATCAGCTCTACGCTGGCCGGGGGCCGCGCGGCGGCTTCCTGAACGGGGAGGGGAGGTGTCTGCGGCAAGGATGCGCCGGCGTCTTCCGACGCCCGACCCGGATCGGGGCCGTCGCTGTCAGATCCGGCGGAGCCGGCCTCTCCGGCTTCTCCAGCAACAGGCTGCTGTCCGGCGGAGCCGTGCCCGCCGCCGTTTTCGGGTTCATCACGCACAGCGGCGTCCTCGATGCTGCGCACTACGGTTTTTTCCCACAGGTGGTCGTACGTCCCCGTATGCTCGTTGGCCGGAACAGCTGCGCGGGCTGGCCGGCCCAAGTCCGGATGGGCGTCGTCGTCGCTGACGCCCATCACTGTCTCTGCGGAGGCGCCGTGCTCGGTGCTTTCCGCGACCGGTTCATCCGTGGCCGGTTCATCCGTGACAGTGCCGTCCGAACCGGCAGCCGTTGAAACTTCAGCGGGCACTTCCTCGGCCGAAGGTTCAGGTGCGGAACCGTCCCCGGATCCTGCGGTACCTGCGCTGGCTGATTCCGGTGGATCCTCTGCTTCCTGCGGATCCTCCGTACCGGTAATTTTCGACGGCGGCACAACAGCAGGAGGCGGTTGTGACGGCAGCGCAGCGGACGCTGCCATGGTTGCAGGCCCAGGGGCGATTGCAGGTGCGGGGGCAGGTGAGGGGGCGGCGAAAACGGCCGCGGCGGCTTCCGGCGTGGCACCTGCTTCAGCTGACGCAGGGGAAGGACGGCCGCGGGCACCATTCCCGGCGCCCGCAACGGCCACCCTCAGCCCCTGGAGCAGCACCACCCCCTCACTCAGCGGAAGCTCCACACTGCCGGTGGCCTCGCCCGGCACAGTCAGGCTGTACCACTCCGGGGCCAAGAGCCACCGTTCGGTCCAGGTCGTAACGTCGCGGCCGTTGAGCTCCACCGGGCCAGTGGGCAACTGCACCGTCAGATCGATGTCGCCGCGCAGGAAAACACCCAGCGAGTCCTGGAAATCAACGATTCCGAACGGCGGGACCTTTGCCAGCGACACCCCGAAACTCCTGGTCACGGCATGGAGCACTTCATGGACTTCAGGCCCGGTTTCCAGAAGCTCCCAGAGCGATTGCACCAGGGCAGGCGTAGTATCCGCCCGCAGCACCACGGCAGTCCGTGATCGGACAATTCCAAGCCAGGAGCCGGAAATGTAGTTACTGGCGACCATGACCGGAGTCCTCGCTTTCGGCGGAACCTGATTCGGGTTCGTCGCTCTCTGCCGCATCTGTCCCGTCGGGGCCAGCGGCAGAGGAGTCAAGGTCCTGGAAATCCGGAACTTCCGTGCGCGGAAGTGTGCCCTCGTCCTCAGCAGAAGAGGAGGCGCGCGGTGCGGTGGTGGCAACGCCGGCGTCGTTCATCACGTTCTTGGCGTCAATCACAATCACAGTGACGTTGTCTCTGCCTCCGTTGCGGAGTGCCGCCTGGATCAGCGCATCCACCGCGTCCTGCGGGTGGCCCACTGTGCTGAGGATGCGGAACATGTGGTCATCAGTGAGTTCTGCGTTGAGACCGTCCGAACAGACCAGGATCCGGTCGCCTTCCTCCACCGGCAGAAGCCAGTAATCGGCCTCGGTCTCGTCGCCGGTGCCCAGTGCCCGTGTGACCACATGCCGGCGGGGGTGGACCGCAGCCTGTTCCGGGGTGATCTCGCCGGCGTCCACAAGTTCCTGGACTTCGGAGTGGTCCACGCTGACCTGCGCAAACTGGCCCTGGCTCAGCCGGTACGTCCGCGAATCTCCGATGTTCATCACCAGCCAATACGGCATGCCCATCTGTTCAACCACCACCACACCGGTGAGTGTGGTGCCGGCCCGTGCGCCGGCGGCCCTGCGGATGCTGTCGTCGGCCTGGATCAGATACTGCTGAAGGACAGCTGCCGTGGCCGTCCGCTCGCCCGTGGCAAGCTGCGGCATTCCGGCCAGAGCACGGACGCACATCCCGCTGGCAATTTCGCCCGCTTCATGGCCGCCCATGCCGTCAGCCACCGCAAACACCGGGTCAGAGGCAATAAATGAGTCCTCGTTCAGTTCCCGTCGCAGTCCTCGGTCCGTGCCATAGCCGTAGCTCAGACTGAGTCCCGGCTCGCGGCCGGTGGTGGGAGAGGAAGCGGCGGGCTGGGAATTCATGCCTGTCCTAAGTGGAAGTTGCGGTCACCGAAGTGGACGGTGGAACCTGGGCTGACGAACGCCGGCACGCCGGCACGCAGGGGCGTGCGGACGCCGTCCGGTGTGGTGACAGCGCTGCCGTTGGTGGAATTCCGGTCCGTGACCCAGACTCCGGCGCCATCCGTCAGGAGATGGAGGTGCGTTTTGGAGATGGAGCGGCCCGGATCCACAACTGCAAACAACTGCGCCTGCTGCTCCCCCGGGTGACCGTTCGGATTCCGGCCGATGAGAACGTTCCGGTCCAGCCGGAAGTCCCGTCCGTCGTCGAGCCTGATCCGCAGCACAGCCAGCGGAGCAGGCTGTTGGGCGCCGCCCCTCATCTGCGTGCGGTCGTGGTCATCGTCCAGGTGGGCCTGCGGCTGCGGGATTGCCTGCGGCGGCTGGACGGCCTGTGGCTTCGGGATTGGTTGCGGCTGCGGAGTTGACTGCTGAGCGGCGGCCGGCGACTGTGTGGCGGCGACCGGAGAGGAAACCTGCTGTATAGGAGGAAGATCCAGCGGCGCGAAGCTGTACGGGCCCTGGATGCCACCTGTGGCTATGGGATTGCGGCCGGCCTTGACATCGAAAACCAGGGTTTTGGCTGCGGCGTCGTGCCAGCCCCTCAGCTTGGCATTTTTATCCCAGGAATTGGAGAGCACCACCACGACAGCCCACGCGGCGCCGATGACCACCAACGGTCCCAAAATGAATAGAGCAGGATCGAACCATTTGAAAATGACCACAAAGATGGCGGCGATGACGGCCAGCAGAATGCCCCCTCCGGTTACGATCCCGCGTACAAAAACCCCGCCTGCGCCCGGCGCATAGCCGTCATTGTCCGCGCTGCGGATGCCCATGAGCTGGTTCCCGATGGTGTTGCCGGACCGGCCTTCCAGACCCATAATGACAGACATGTAGATCAGCACCAGCCCGATGGCGATGCCGCCGAAGAGAACCAGCGATCCCGTGTCATAAACGATGAAGCCCCCGCTCCGGGTGCGGGTGACGCCGGCGAAGCCGACGGCAAACATAGCCACCAGGACGACAAGGGGCCCCAGCCAGTCCAGTACTGCTGCACCGAGGCGTCTGCCTGCGGCTGCGGGAACCAGCCCTGAATTGGCTGCCATTCGAGTTCCTCCCCGTTGACCACGCCCAGCAGGCCCGTGGCCCGCCTGGCTTTGACCGGGGTAGCTGTGACCCGGGTCGCCGGCGCCGGAATCGGCGCTCCCTTGACCTGTCGCGGCCGGATCCGTCTGCATTACCGGGATATTACCGGGAATCTGGGTTCCGTGCGCCGCGGCCTGTTCCATCAGGGCATTCTGCGCATGGTCAACGTTGCGCATGCTTCGCGCCGCCCGGTTAGTGAGGGGGGCGCCACACGCGGTGCAGAAAGTCGCCCCCGGACGGATCAGCTGCTGGCAGCGCTGGCAGCGCTCGGCGTCAACGCTCATGGTTCCGTGTGGTTCTTCCTGGCGGGACGGTGCGGGTCCCGCGCAGCTTGAGCGCGTTGCGGCCGTCGGCAAGCAGGGAGCGGGGCGAGAACCGCGCCTGCTGGCGGCGCCAGAATCCGGCAGTTCCCGTCATTTCCTTCAGCGAACTGTCCACAATGGTCCAGTACTCCTGCACTTCCGCTTCGCTCGGCTGGCCGGCCCCGAAAATAGAGGCGTCAGCCCGGTTCGCCAGCATGGTAGTTGTGGCCTGGGTTTCCGGGAACGCGTCAGCAACCACCTCCGCGCTCTCACGCCGCGTGGCACGGGTGTCCACTCCGGCACCCATGTCGGTGGCGAGGCTGAGCACTTCGTTCCAGCCTCCGCCCACACGCTGGGCCGGGTGCCCGTCCACAAAGCGCGCTTTCCGTCGCCGCGACTTGAGCAGGGCGATGAGCAGCAACGGCAGGGCCAGAATCCCGAGGGGGATCAGTGCGATGCCGATGGCGCTGAGGAGCGGCCCCCAGAACAGCCACGGGTTGTTTTTCTTCTGATCCGCGTCCAACGCGTCCGGTGAGGAATCCGGCGGCAGGTCCGCCGGTTCCTGGGGCGGCGGCGGCGGCTGAAGGACCTGGGGTTTGGGCTTGGACTTGTTTTCAGGGTCCGGCGGGATGGGGATGTTGTCCTTGGGCGGTGTGGGATCGAAGGAAACCCAGCCAACCCTGTCGAAAGCCACTTCCACCCAGGCATGGACGTTTTTGCCCGTGATCTGCAATTCACCCGCCCCGTTTTCCGGGCTCGTGGGGTCCGGGTAGAAACCCATCACCACCCGCGACGGGATTCCCAGGTGGCACAGCATCAGTGACATGGCCACAGCGTACTGTTCGTCGTCGCCCAGCATCTGCTTGGCTGTCAGCAGGTTCCGGATGCGTGATGATCCGTGCCCGGAAACACTCGGCAGCTGCCCTTCAGTGACCAGCCCGTTACTGAAAGCCCCCTTCTTCTGGAAATGCGCCTCGATCTGCCTCACGCGGTCAATCGCGGTGGGAGCGCCGGCAGAGAGATCGTTGGCCTGCGAGCCCACCACCGGCGGAACTTCGGCAGCTTCAGGCAGGGTCACCTTGGCGAAGTCGTACTGGGTCAGCTGGCCGTGTTCGAGCTTGGCAGGATCTGCAACCTGGATGCTGTAGGAGTCTCCGCCGGACAGGCCCTTTGTGGTGACTGCGGTATCGGTTCCCGGGTTGAAGTACAGCCCGGAAGCTGCACCGGAAGTGTTCTGGCCGAAACTGATGCCCGTGGTCTTCCGGCCGCCGGGTAGGAAGTAGCCTTGGTAATC
This genomic interval from Micrococcaceae bacterium Sec5.7 contains the following:
- a CDS encoding serine/threonine-protein kinase; amino-acid sequence: MSSKRPVAPPPHIPGFSYISLLGSGGFSDVYLYEQDRPRRKVAVKVLLSDLKTEGARRRFESEANLMAQLSSHPYIVTIFEAEVTEGGHSYLAMEYCSRPSLDVRYRRQRFSVDEVLAVGIQVASAVETAHRAGIAHRDIKPANILVTDYNRPALTDFGISGTLGSDADEDAGMSIPWSPPEQFRDGNVDGVMVDVWALGATLYTLLAGRSPFVMPGADNSQRELISRITGMPVPRLGRADVPESLELTLSTAMAKSAASRYSSAHAFALALQRIQAELNLSVTPFEVLEEQHHDESHPDDGCEETRVRSIASIDPESTGSAPTFPARTRPLAGQPAPAASPRAPQRSQVSAPRLFGGQVPGSPGRSNEANAGQGDDWAQATMLRSRGGTAAPETANEDATIQHSGPAPTDLNVQAGLRAPSGQDPDLAATVNRPALPGECEEELPADHGKRNLWMAISGGALLVLAVIVGVVVATSAPEPKVLPSDVISKAPADALDNGTVPDVTKLVGVAGSSGRVRFSWTNPQPKDGDTYKWRVKTVRGGGDYAPASAPQADVSANPDEATCIQVIIVRSDGSASPEGEDSIECVDAK
- a CDS encoding FHA domain-containing protein; the protein is MVASNYISGSWLGIVRSRTAVVLRADTTPALVQSLWELLETGPEVHEVLHAVTRSFGVSLAKVPPFGIVDFQDSLGVFLRGDIDLTVQLPTGPVELNGRDVTTWTERWLLAPEWYSLTVPGEATGSVELPLSEGVVLLQGLRVAVAGAGNGARGRPSPASAEAGATPEAAAAVFAAPSPAPAPAIAPGPATMAASAALPSQPPPAVVPPSKITGTEDPQEAEDPPESASAGTAGSGDGSAPEPSAEEVPAEVSTAAGSDGTVTDEPATDEPVAESTEHGASAETVMGVSDDDAHPDLGRPARAAVPANEHTGTYDHLWEKTVVRSIEDAAVRDEPENGGGHGSAGQQPVAGEAGEAGSAGSDSDGPDPGRASEDAGASLPQTPPLPVQEAAARPPASVELIDSVPWHSGGDNPPRPGTPSSFNATPATPAPPVAGLPMPRRQNQPGRPVDNDGDHDGQTIMKSDLAGTAAHQARLPAPDSEAACPLVLARVCAQGHANPSTNSRCFSCRMPLPADAVQVPRPRLGRVRLSTGEVVDLDQSLVIGRQPSVSRVQGGVMPRLVQVASPSGDISRSHVEVRLEGWHVMLCDLKATNGTVLVREGQQPRRLAQNEMAILLDGDIAELGDDISLRFEEIL
- a CDS encoding protein phosphatase 2C domain-containing protein, with product MNSQPAASSPTTGREPGLSLSYGYGTDRGLRRELNEDSFIASDPVFAVADGMGGHEAGEIASGMCVRALAGMPQLATGERTATAAVLQQYLIQADDSIRRAAGARAGTTLTGVVVVEQMGMPYWLVMNIGDSRTYRLSQGQFAQVSVDHSEVQELVDAGEITPEQAAVHPRRHVVTRALGTGDETEADYWLLPVEEGDRILVCSDGLNAELTDDHMFRILSTVGHPQDAVDALIQAALRNGGRDNVTVIVIDAKNVMNDAGVATTAPRASSSAEDEGTLPRTEVPDFQDLDSSAAGPDGTDAAESDEPESGSAESEDSGHGRQ
- a CDS encoding RDD family protein; translation: MAANSGLVPAAAGRRLGAAVLDWLGPLVVLVAMFAVGFAGVTRTRSGGFIVYDTGSLVLFGGIAIGLVLIYMSVIMGLEGRSGNTIGNQLMGIRSADNDGYAPGAGGVFVRGIVTGGGILLAVIAAIFVVIFKWFDPALFILGPLVVIGAAWAVVVVLSNSWDKNAKLRGWHDAAAKTLVFDVKAGRNPIATGGIQGPYSFAPLDLPPIQQVSSPVAATQSPAAAQQSTPQPQPIPKPQAVQPPQAIPQPQAHLDDDHDRTQMRGGAQQPAPLAVLRIRLDDGRDFRLDRNVLIGRNPNGHPGEQQAQLFAVVDPGRSISKTHLHLLTDGAGVWVTDRNSTNGSAVTTPDGVRTPLRAGVPAFVSPGSTVHFGDRNFHLGQA
- a CDS encoding transglutaminaseTgpA domain-containing protein; translated protein: MSSATGLRPRRQQPKAAQSGFADGHQAWHFALDAGALTALLGLGVLGFSLSFGGDASYLIAGFGGILLGLAIAACNVYFSLGLLITTAMALGAYLIFGTALAVPDAAIAGFIPGLDSLRTLLLGIVFAWKDMLTVGVPVGTAGGVLIVPFLSSLITALLAGLLIWRLKSPYWPLLPVLVLFVTGIAFSTNAGFLTVGRGIALTVVAIAWATFRRDALRRSDARKVSVNRPQSDAATANRAKIRRLATAAAVIAASVGITAVASPLLTTSDDRKVLRNAIVPPFDPKDYITPLASFRNFVKDKKDDNLFLVEGLPKDARVRLAALDAFNGTNYNMDPNGSGNFSKVGDAKSINTLADSAGIVPTNDYTLDITIEDYQGYFLPGGRKTTGISFGQNTSGAASGLYFNPGTDTAVTTKGLSGGDSYSIQVADPAKLEHGQLTQYDFAKVTLPEAAEVPPVVGSQANDLSAGAPTAIDRVRQIEAHFQKKGAFSNGLVTEGQLPSVSGHGSSRIRNLLTAKQMLGDDEQYAVAMSLMLCHLGIPSRVVMGFYPDPTSPENGAGELQITGKNVHAWVEVAFDRVGWVSFDPTPPKDNIPIPPDPENKSKPKPQVLQPPPPPQEPADLPPDSSPDALDADQKKNNPWLFWGPLLSAIGIALIPLGILALPLLLIALLKSRRRKARFVDGHPAQRVGGGWNEVLSLATDMGAGVDTRATRRESAEVVADAFPETQATTTMLANRADASIFGAGQPSEAEVQEYWTIVDSSLKEMTGTAGFWRRQQARFSPRSLLADGRNALKLRGTRTVPPGRTTRNHER